The proteins below are encoded in one region of Hordeum vulgare subsp. vulgare chromosome 3H, MorexV3_pseudomolecules_assembly, whole genome shotgun sequence:
- the LOC123439991 gene encoding serine/arginine-rich splicing factor 7-like, which yields MPSHHRLRSTMWGVCSVLLGAPGSLSSNSTGPLQVKDGPDIVATRLGYSCPRWRIPHICFFRKSSLLSFFPPDLAFLCPPLILSIYMCNSYSNVYSPLQIHPNFPPRAMDQVMVIPSPSASRRSVKSAGGAKNRSTSRTRSKSKSRSRRRSTTKSKSRSRSRSRSRSRSPRQDRLHSERSSRRSRS from the exons ATGCCTTCCCATCACCGGCTCCGTTCCACCATGTGGGGCGTCTGCTCCGTGTTGCTCGGCGCCCCTGGATCTCTCTCGTCAAATAGCACTGGTCCACTCCAGGTGAAGGACGGCCCCGACATCGTCGCCACCAGATTGGGCTACTCCTGTCCTCGTTGGCGCATCCCGCATATCTGCTTCTTCAGAAAGTCATCGTTGTTGTCTTTTTTTCCTCCAGATCTGGCGTTTCTTTGCCCTCCACTTATCCTctccatttatatgtgcaattcatACTCTAATGTCTACTCCCCTTTGCAGATCCATCCCAACTTTCCTCCCCGAGCCATG GATCAAGTTATGGTGATTCCATCACCAAGCGCCAGCAGGAGAAGTGTCAAGAGCGCTGGTGGGGCCAAGAACAGGAGCACAAGCAGAACCAGAAGCAAGAGCAAGAGTaggagccggaggaggagcaccaccaagagtaagagcaggagcaggagtcgCAGTCGGAGCAGAAGTCGAAGCCCTCGGCAAGATAGGCTGCACAGCGAGCGTTCATCCCGGCGCAGCCGTAGCTAA